From Aerosticca soli, a single genomic window includes:
- the thiL gene encoding thiamine-phosphate kinase, producing the protein MEFRLIERIRERTAQAREDVHLGIGDDAALLAVPAGVELAAALDTLVQGVHFPVGTAAFDLGWKSLAVNLSDLAAMGAQPAWALLALTLPEAMDAATRVAFVDDFADGFAALARPQRLALVGGDTTRGPLAVSVAVHGFVPAGQALTRSGARVGDAVLVSGTLGDAAAGLSLLRGGARASDARAAALVERLARPQPRIAAGLALRGLASACIDVSDGLLADLAHVCAASGVGAEIDVVHLPRSSALLDLFDDAAARDFALAGGDDYELCFTVPEPRMAEAEASLARLGCGATRIGCIVEGAGVRVRDVDGAWLEPARRGWDHFGA; encoded by the coding sequence ATGGAGTTCCGCCTGATCGAACGCATCCGCGAGCGCACCGCGCAGGCACGCGAGGACGTGCATCTGGGTATCGGCGACGATGCCGCGCTGCTCGCGGTGCCGGCCGGCGTGGAGCTGGCGGCGGCGCTCGATACGCTGGTCCAGGGCGTGCATTTTCCCGTCGGCACGGCGGCCTTCGACCTCGGCTGGAAGTCGCTCGCGGTGAATCTCTCCGATCTTGCCGCGATGGGCGCGCAACCGGCGTGGGCATTGCTCGCGCTGACCCTGCCCGAAGCGATGGATGCGGCGACGCGTGTCGCCTTCGTCGATGACTTTGCCGACGGCTTCGCCGCGCTGGCGCGGCCGCAACGCCTGGCCCTGGTTGGCGGCGACACCACGCGCGGCCCGCTCGCCGTCAGCGTGGCCGTGCACGGCTTCGTGCCCGCCGGGCAGGCGCTCACCCGCTCGGGTGCGCGCGTCGGCGATGCGGTGTTGGTCAGCGGCACGCTGGGCGATGCCGCCGCCGGCCTGAGCCTGCTGCGCGGGGGCGCGCGCGCGTCGGACGCACGGGCGGCGGCGCTGGTCGAACGCCTGGCCCGGCCGCAGCCGCGGATCGCCGCCGGGCTTGCGCTGCGCGGGCTCGCCAGTGCCTGCATCGACGTTTCCGACGGTCTGCTCGCCGACCTGGCGCACGTGTGTGCGGCCAGCGGCGTGGGCGCGGAGATCGACGTCGTCCATCTGCCGCGCTCGTCCGCCTTGCTCGACCTGTTCGACGATGCCGCCGCGCGCGATTTCGCGCTCGCCGGTGGCGACGACTACGAACTCTGCTTCACCGTGCCGGAACCGCGCATGGCCGAGGCCGAGGCAAGCCTGGCGCGGCTGGGCTGCGGCGCCACCCGCATCGGTTGCATCGTCGAGGGCGCGGGCGTGCGCGTGCGCGATGTGGACGGCGCCTGGCTGGAACCGGCGCGGCGCGGCTGGGATCATTTCGGCGCATGA
- a CDS encoding phosphatidylglycerophosphatase A family protein, with amino-acid sequence MNGGLERKRLTPAQRRALLATPAGWIACGLGSGLAPFAQGSFGSLAAIVPWLGLRELPLWLYGLALLFVFVLGVWACGVAGRVLGVDDHRALVIDEWIGQWIALVPALHGPAWTVALGFALFRLFDVAKPWPIGWLDRRLKGGLGVMVDDGVAGVCAALLLALALHYLG; translated from the coding sequence ATGAACGGCGGTCTGGAACGCAAGCGCCTCACCCCGGCGCAGCGGCGTGCGCTGCTGGCCACGCCGGCCGGCTGGATCGCCTGCGGTCTGGGTTCGGGCCTGGCACCCTTCGCCCAGGGCAGTTTTGGTTCGCTGGCGGCGATCGTGCCCTGGCTGGGACTGCGCGAGCTGCCGCTGTGGCTGTACGGCCTCGCGCTGCTTTTCGTGTTCGTCCTCGGCGTGTGGGCCTGTGGCGTCGCCGGTCGCGTGCTCGGCGTGGACGATCACCGCGCGCTGGTGATCGACGAGTGGATCGGCCAATGGATCGCCTTGGTCCCGGCGCTGCATGGGCCCGCTTGGACGGTCGCGCTCGGCTTCGCGCTGTTTCGGCTGTTCGATGTCGCCAAGCCCTGGCCGATCGGCTGGCTCGACCGACGCCTGAAAGGCGGCCTCGGCGTGATGGTCGACGATGGTGTGGCCGGCGTGTGCGCGGCCTTGCTGCTGGCGCTCGCACTTCATTACCTCGGCTGA
- a CDS encoding catalase, giving the protein MASKKNDAGDMPRGQGGELHPQAGGQHPPMTTNQGIPVADDQNSLRTGPHGPVLLEDFVLREKITHFDHERIPERIVHARGSAAHGHFELTKSLAEYTTAKVLTEVGEKTPVFVRFSTVAGGAGSIDTPRDVRGFAVKFYTKEGNWDLVGNNIPVFFIQDAIKFPDLIHAVKMEPDRAFPQAATAHDTFWDYISLTPESMHMVMWAMSDRTLPRSLRMMEGFGIHSFRLLDAEGRSTFVKFHWRPKLGLQSTVWDEAMKLAGYDPDFHRRDLFEALQRGERPEWELAVQLFTDEDAAKFPFDHLDATKLIPEELVPLTPIGRLVLERWPDNFFAETEQVAFCPANIVPGIDFSNDPLLQGRLFSYLDTQLSRLGSPNFHQIPINAPKCPFANLQRDGHMQMHVPKGRVSYEPSSLQANTPRETPAGFASFAQRPDDGIKGRARPESFADHYSQARQFYRSQTVPEQAHIATALVFELSKVETPHVREAIVGHLRHIDAELAERVAAGLGLDALPPAPPLKIEPMDLPPSPPLQIIGKARPTLEGRSIGILVDDGSDAARVLALREAAEGAGATVKIVAPKVGGATLSDGKKLAADGQLAGTPSVIFDAVALVLAEKAGQTLTRESAARDWVSDAFAHLKAIAFDEGARPLLDIAGVEVDAGVIAAGDVKGFLVAAATRQWDREPGVRMLA; this is encoded by the coding sequence ATGGCCAGCAAGAAAAACGACGCCGGCGATATGCCGCGCGGCCAAGGCGGCGAACTTCATCCACAGGCGGGTGGCCAGCATCCGCCGATGACCACCAACCAGGGCATTCCGGTCGCCGACGACCAGAACTCGCTGCGCACGGGGCCGCATGGGCCGGTGCTGCTGGAAGACTTCGTCCTGCGCGAGAAGATCACCCATTTCGACCACGAGCGCATTCCCGAACGCATCGTGCATGCACGCGGCAGCGCCGCGCACGGTCACTTCGAGCTCACGAAGTCGCTGGCCGAGTACACCACCGCGAAGGTGTTGACCGAGGTCGGCGAGAAGACGCCGGTGTTCGTGCGCTTTTCCACCGTCGCCGGCGGCGCGGGCTCGATCGACACGCCGCGCGACGTGCGCGGTTTTGCGGTGAAGTTCTACACCAAGGAAGGCAACTGGGATCTGGTGGGCAACAACATCCCGGTGTTCTTCATCCAGGACGCGATCAAGTTTCCCGACCTGATCCACGCGGTGAAGATGGAGCCGGACCGCGCCTTTCCGCAGGCGGCGACCGCGCACGACACCTTCTGGGATTACATCTCGCTCACGCCCGAGTCGATGCACATGGTCATGTGGGCGATGAGCGATCGCACCCTTCCGCGTTCGCTGCGCATGATGGAAGGCTTCGGCATCCACAGCTTCCGCCTGCTCGACGCGGAAGGCCGCTCCACCTTCGTCAAGTTCCACTGGCGGCCGAAGCTCGGCCTGCAGTCGACGGTGTGGGACGAGGCGATGAAGCTGGCCGGCTACGATCCGGACTTCCATCGCCGCGACCTGTTCGAGGCATTGCAGCGCGGCGAGCGGCCGGAGTGGGAACTGGCCGTGCAGCTGTTCACCGACGAGGATGCGGCGAAATTCCCGTTCGATCACCTGGACGCCACCAAGCTCATTCCCGAGGAACTGGTGCCGCTCACGCCGATCGGCCGGCTGGTGCTGGAGCGCTGGCCGGACAACTTCTTCGCCGAAACCGAGCAGGTCGCGTTCTGTCCGGCCAACATCGTGCCCGGCATCGACTTCAGCAACGACCCGCTGCTGCAAGGACGGCTGTTCTCGTATCTGGACACCCAGCTCTCGCGGCTGGGCTCGCCCAATTTTCACCAAATTCCGATCAACGCGCCCAAGTGTCCGTTCGCGAACCTGCAGCGCGACGGCCACATGCAGATGCACGTGCCCAAGGGCCGGGTGAGCTACGAACCCAGCTCGCTGCAGGCCAACACGCCGCGCGAGACGCCGGCCGGCTTCGCGAGTTTCGCGCAGCGGCCCGACGATGGCATCAAGGGTCGCGCGCGGCCGGAGAGTTTCGCCGACCACTACAGCCAGGCGCGCCAGTTCTATCGCAGCCAGACCGTGCCGGAGCAGGCGCACATCGCCACCGCGCTGGTGTTCGAGCTGTCGAAGGTGGAAACGCCGCACGTGCGCGAGGCGATCGTCGGCCACCTGCGCCACATCGACGCCGAGCTCGCCGAGCGCGTCGCCGCGGGCCTGGGTCTCGACGCGCTGCCACCGGCGCCGCCGCTCAAGATCGAACCGATGGATCTGCCGCCGTCGCCGCCCTTGCAGATCATCGGCAAGGCCAGGCCCACGCTGGAAGGCCGCAGCATCGGCATCCTCGTCGACGACGGCTCCGACGCCGCGCGCGTGCTCGCCTTGCGCGAGGCGGCGGAAGGCGCCGGCGCCACCGTGAAGATCGTCGCACCCAAGGTCGGCGGCGCGACCTTGAGCGATGGCAAGAAACTCGCCGCCGACGGCCAGCTCGCCGGCACGCCGTCGGTCATCTTCGACGCCGTCGCGCTGGTGCTCGCCGAAAAGGCCGGCCAGACGCTGACGCGCGAGTCCGCCGCGCGCGACTGGGTGAGCGATGCGTTCGCGCACCTGAAGGCGATCGCCTTCGACGAAGGCGCCCGGCCACTGCTCGACATCGCCGGCGTCGAGGTCGATGCCGGCGTGATCGCGGCCGGCGACGTCAAGGGCTTCCTCGTCGCCGCGGCCACGCGCCAATGGGACCGCGAGCCGGGCGTGCGCATGCTGGCCTGA